The following nucleotide sequence is from Aneurinibacillus soli.
CTGCCACAACTATTGCTCCTCGATCCGGGGAGACATGTTGAACAAACAAACAGGCAATGGCTCCTAAGTAGATGCTGTTAAACACCACAGGTGTAAAGGCAGATCTCACATACATTCCTTTTGCTTGCAGCGCGGCACTTCCGATCATCCAAAGCGGAAATAACACCATCGTAGGCAATAAGATCATCAAAAGATGTTTACATTGACTATACACTTCAGGTGTAAAACCCTGGCCTAGCCAATGCAGTAATGGGTTTTGAAATAAATAAAACAAAAGGAAACATCCACCCGAAAAGAGGAACGTGTATACAGTTACCCGGATAAAGAGCAGTTGAAGTCGCTTTGTCTCTCGTTGTACCAGCAACTTGCAAAACATTGGTACACAAGCAACACCGATCGCAGACGCCAGCAGATTATTACCAACCGTGTCCGGTATGAAAAAGGCCAAGGTAAGTGCATCGGCTGACGGAGAAGTTCCAAAATAGGTCGCTTGCATAAGATCCTTGCCAAACGCGACGATGGCTAACAACAAATTAATCAAAGCAACACCATTTGTCCCCATTCCTCCGAAAGAAATGAGTTTGCTGAACCATTCACGGATACGAACCATTCTAGCCCCCTCGCCCTGATGAGGTAAGCGCGATGGGCGAGAATGTTTGGCTGGCAATGAGCTCACCTAGCGTCGTAAAGCTAAATTCTTGCAACAAACGCTCCAGCTTCCGGCGGGTGGTACCCAGATTGTAATAATGGACAAACCGAATGAGCGGTGACGTTTTCAATCGTGGCTGCTCTGTATCGACCTCCCAGGGGTGAACATAAATCATGCCAAGACGGGTACGATTCACTTGCCGCAGCGCCCAGGTCAAAAATGAAGTGGGTAAGGCACGGAGGTAGAACCCACCGCAAAAAGGAAACGTGACTCCCCCCTTTTTTAAGACCACGGGTGGAAATTCAAGCAGGCTAAGCGCCTCTCCATTCAATACAGGGATGAATGGGGTATGCGGTGCACCTTTAATACCGGACAATGGCGTTCGAAACGGCTGTAGGCTGGAATCACAAACAAACCCTTCATTGGCTAGAATCCTCAGTACCTCATAGCGTTCCGGGGTAATGGACCAGGAGGGTGCACGATACAATTGTACATTTTGCCCGGTGATGCCCTCCAGGATATGCTTCGAATAAAGAAGGTCCTCGTGAAACTGCTCAATGGACATCGAATTAACCATCTGATGCCATCCACCATGCGAGCCAATTTCATGACCTCTCCTTGCAATCTCTTCCACCAGAGTGGGATGCTTCTCAGCAACGCATCCGAGTATAAAGAACGTTCCTTTTACCTGATAGTAAGAAAACAGTTCAAGGAGCTGCATCGTATTCTGAACGACACGATCTTCGAATGTATCCCATGTCGAGACATCAAAATGAAAATCACTTGTCATATACCAATCCTCAACATCCACAGTCAAAGCATTTTTCATTCTCTTTTCTCCCCCCTAACGTTTAAACATCATGTTCCAGATTTTACGATCGAATAAGAGTCTGAAAGCCCCTGTCATAAACCCGAATACTGGCATCGGATCGTCCCATGATAAAATATCGTCTCTAAGTGATGGGTTCCCGAACGAGAAAAAGGGGGGATTCATCGAGCGTCTGTTTCCGGCAGACAAAAAGTGAAGAATTTCACCCGGCAGAAGGTTGCAACAAAACTTTCCTATCGTATAGTGATGGACTTCTTTGGCGTCTCCTTTTATTGCCGCCTGGTACATCATATAGGGAAAATCCACACCAGACTGTATCGCCATCTCGAGTGAGTTCCAGTATCTCGGATTGATTTCCATCAACTTTGGAATCCCGTCACGCGGGTCTTGCATGAACTCGATCTCCACGACCCCGCACCAGGGCAGATTTTGCATGAGCGTCTTTGCTTGCTCTACAAGCTCTGGCATCCAAACGCTCTTTTGAACCGTGCTTGGACCTATGTCCACCGGGAAATGCCTGACTTCTTTTTGTACGAATGATCCTCGAAGTTCCCCGTTCCGGTTATAAAGCAAACAGACGTCATAACGTTCACCGAGTGGAATGAATTCCTGAATCATCGGGCGCGTATATTGCATCGCAATCTGTTGATATAGACTCACTAACTCTTCTCGATGCTTAACGATTCGAATCCCACGGGAACCCGAACTCTTCCGTGGTTTGATGACAACCGGATACGAGAGTTTCTCCGCTAAGCACTTCACTTCTTCCATATCTTTCGGACATAGCGTTTGTGGACAGGGGATCCCTGCCTTCATTGCAAGAAGAGTCGTCGTATATTTATCTGCTGCTTGTTCATAGCTCTTGTTCGGAGGTAATAAACAAGTTGTGAGGGCCTCAATTTTCTCCCGATGTTCAATGACGATTTGCATGACGATATCATCACTTGGAATCAGCAATTCATAGCGTCTGAACTGCAAGGTCTGTATGAGCCATTCCAAAAACGCTTGTGGGTTTCTTGAGGGATCCGGATACACCAAGGCACGGGTGCAATATTTTGAAAAGGCAGAAGGTGTGAATCTGGTTCGGTCTGCTGTATACGTCGCGATGCCTTTCGACCCTAGCGATCGGGTCAGAGCCAAAGATTTGCGCAGTAGACCATCCGTTATTAAGACAGAAGACATCATACACATCACACCTCTACATGAACTTGATTAAGACTTGCCCCAAACTTGCTCCTGTTTCTTTCCAGGATATTCTTCTTTATGCAGATGATAAATACGTAAGTTCTCATCTTCATAGAAGATCTGGAGGTTATCATGTGAAGCTTGGTACGTTGTAATCCATTGCCTCAATTCTTCATTGTCTTTCTTTCGCTGTTTATATTTTTCAGCGAGTAGCGGATAAATAGCGTGGCTCTTGGATAACTCAAATACCTTCTTTTCGTTGTAGATGAAAATATCGTTCGCAATACCTGCATCAGGCTTATTTTCTCCTTTTCTCGTCAATATTGAGCGAGAAGGGTCGTACTGATCAAGTAAATCGTGCAGGTACATATGATAGCCGTTTCCTAATGCCAATGCATATCCTTCATTCTGTGAAACGATCAACCAAGTCTTAGGACGGTATGACTCAGCGATCCGCAAATACTGCTCGGCGCTTGTGTCCCATTCCATTTTATATGGAATGATCGGCATCAAATGGGTCTGTTTAACAAGGGCGAAAATGAGAATAGAACAGGTACTTGCTTGAAGGATATTATGGCCTTTCATGCGATCAAAAAGCCTCCAGACTGCGTGTAAGCCAATACCTATAGAAAAAGGAATAGCAAGTGCCCATAAACTACTTGAACGTGTCGCGAGCAGCAAACTATGCGTGACCGCCCCCCCGAATTCGTAAAGCAAGAAAGTAGACGTTCCGATCCCTATAGCAAACCAATCCATCACTTTTTCGTAACGAAGCTTACGAGTGAACAGTACCGTAAGTAAGAAAACAACCAATGCCGCTAATGCCGTATAGTCTAATAGGTGCAACTCAGGCGGAGGCACTTGAACTGTTCTTGTCAAAAAATCTTCTGAAGACCCGTGAACCTCTCTGCCAAGAATTTTTCCTAGCAAGTACGGAATAATTGCTATCACAACGGAAGCTGCTCCGGCCAAACAGAGATTCCAGACACGTTTACCTAATAATCGAAACCCAGTTACCAGCCCAAGCACAATCAGTATCCCAAGCCCCATTCCTATGTAGCCAAATATAAGTGAGTGTACCAATCCAGTTACAGCGCATCCTGCTGCAGCCGTCCACAGATCCGCACGATCTCCTTCTTTCATATAGCGTGCAAGGAAATACAGTGTCGGAAAGACAAAGATCATGGCAAATTCTTGTGAGTTGGTAGATGCTTGACGAATCCAATCATAACCGTGTAACGCCTCACCCGTGAGGCCATACAAAGCCGCGGCAGCAATACCTGCAAAATGGTTATTGACCCAACGTGAAACAGCAAAATAAAGACCCAGTGTAATCAAAACACCGCTAAAAGATCCCATATACTTTAAAACATACACTTGATCAATGGCAGCAAACTTATGCAGGTAAGCGAGAATAATATGAAAGCCTTGTGGGTAGATCCCATCATGGAACAATACCCTACTTTCAATGTACTTCATCCACGCGAGTGTTACGTATCCGTCCGACATCGCCGGAGCTGCATGTTCCCATGCGTCATAAAAACGTACGTACGCGGAGCCAGCAAGGACTGCTAGCAGCAAGAGTCCAGGCAGTATCGCCTGTCGAAACTGCTTTCCAAACAGAAAAGCCCTCATGCCTGATACGAAGCCTGCACGCCAGCGAAGCCAGAATTGACGAATGCGAAAGCGAATGTCTAATGTCTCGTAAAATAAGAGCCCCACAGCAGTCATCGCGCGCGTTCTTACGGTGGCCGCATTTCTACGAAGATAGTGACGAAATCCAAGCAACAAAAGGACCGCTACAATTGCTAATACTTCAAACAACTTCAACAGGACTAGCACATATCCAATGACGATGTATACGAAGACTCCTCGTAAAAAGCGGGCAAACAAGCACGCACCTGTATCCTCTATCTTTGATCTAGCAAAGAGAAAACGCGGCACGATCACCATCAAAAGGAGAAATGAGAAGGTGAAATGGGCCATTTCGTACAATTGATTCAGTATCGAAGCGTACACCTTCAAACCTCCTCATAAAGCTGCGAATAAATATTCGTCCAGATGACGAAGTACGTGATTGATCTGGCGATACGAAAGAATGGCAAACACGATCGTCCCAGCTAGCAATCCGAACACCCCATAGCTGTACTCAAACCAACGGCTCAAGAGAAAGCCAACGACCGCGTTGACTACTATGGCTGGCAAAATAGCACGATTGACCAGCTTTGGTTGGGACAATGAGAACAGGATCACCGCATTCATAAGCGCCATCGCAAGGATCAAGTATGCAATCAAAGCACAAATGAAGACAAAATATGTCGTATGACCAAATAGCAAATCCTTACCTGCAAACGCGTAATAGCTGTCATTAGCAAGGAGCAAGGTAATAAAAACGAGAAGGCAACTCACTACTGAAGCGACTGCTGTAACTAAAAACCACTTGTGGTAGAGTTTTAAAAAATGTCGACAAAGTCGCTCGATCTCAAATCCCGAATACCCTTTTTGGCTGTCTTCCAAATCTTGCATCATTTTATTTACAACAACCTCGCTCACGCCAAGCGGCAGCATCAGTGCGAGTAATGCAAAATCGAGCCCTAATTCATAATCTCCACGAAACCAGATGAAAAAGGGCATAAACTCGCTGTTTGCCGACCAGGCCATCACTCGGTCTACATAAAGAAAAAAGAAGTATAAAAAACCGTAAATAAAGTAAGGCATGACTAAGTAGGTAATGACTGCCAGACGAGGTAGCTTAGGAACAATGCCTTTTTCTTCTCTCTTCTCTTCTCTTTTGAAAAAATAGAGAGATAACACCATCCCGAGAAGCGCCACAAATGCAATGGCGATCAATTGAGAAAACAGGATATCGATCTTCAACAGAACAAACAAGACAAAAACGATAAAGATTCCCAAAAGGATTAATCCGGAAAAAATGAATTCTTTACGCAGGATATACATCACAGTTACCGACAACCAGATCAAAGTTAAGAACACGAAATAAAGCAAAAAAATCAGAAACAAATGGTACGGCAATAAATTGAAGATGATATTGATAAGACAAACCACCACAATGGTTAAAGCACAGAGAATATATCCCAAGCGAATAAAATAGAACGTGATCCGCCGTCCCATATTGTAATATCCTTGTTGTAAATAGAAGAATCCCCGACGGGCGATCGCTTGTGTAAATCCCCCAACAAGTAAAAAGCTAAGAATCGTAGCGATTGCAATACATGTAGCGAGATCAACTGACAAATTCTCATATGACCAAAGGGAAAATTTAAGTGAAAGCATGGAAAAAACAGAGATCGCCATAGGTAAAGCAAAAAGTAGACCACGTAAAAAACTTCTCAACATCTCATAAAGAAGCACCCATTTACTTTTCTCCTGAGGCTTAGAAAAGGATGTAAAAACAATTTTCTGCTGCAACAGTTCCCAAATTTCCTCGGCAAGCTCAAATACCCCTTCAAGACGAAATGCTTCATACACGCGTTTGTCGTTCCATCCCATCGTCTCCAATAACACAGCAATTTCATATCGATCTTGTGGATGAATGCTGCGTTTCAGAAGATCATCAAGCAACTGGTTTAACAATTTTTTGCGGTCTGAATTGTTTTGCGTAATGGAAAATGTAGCGTTTCGCATGGCTATTTATCTTCCGTTACACTAGGAATTCTCATGTTCACGATCAGATCAGGAAGTTTTCCTTCTTGTTCCGCTAGCCTTATAATTTCCAATGTAATCGCCTCTTTTTCTGCAATAATTAGACGACCATCTTGCGCAAATAAATCTTTGCCTGCCAATTTACCGACAATGTATCGGTTGCGAATTGACATAATCTCAGATGATAATGCCGCACTTTCCTTCGAATCCTCATTACTTTCTGTTCTCTTGTCTTGTGGCTTCAGTTCTGATTGGGGGTTCTTTGGCTCAAAGAAATCAAAGGTTTCTAAATCTGAGGACAAATTGCTCACATTCGCGGGGGCAGAGGATAATTCTGGTTCCACTAAATCAATGGTTTCATACGGCTGAATACTTCCCCAAAATTCAGAGGGCCCTTCCTGTTGTTCTGAAGTCGAGACTGTTTTAAGCTGAGTGATTGTTACTTTTTCTTCTTCGCTAACCTCAAAAAGGGAAGGACGATCCTCATGTTGTGATGCTGCTAAGTCAGACAGTGATGGGTCATCACTTTCTAGCAAGTTCAGCGAGGACGAGTGGAATTTTTGTATTGTAGATCCAAACTCCTGCAGTTGCGATTCCAAAACCTGCCCGTAATAATCGGCTTGTTTCTCAATGCGATGAATCATTTGTTCGTGCTTCGCTCTTTTTTGTTCCATTTGTTGTTGCAAATCGAAAAGTTCTTGTTGCGTATGACGCTGTAGTGCTTGAATTGCATCTTGTGTACGCTTCAAAACTAAGTCCTGAAACAATTGATAAGAGGAGATAGTTGGTTTCTTGTGTGAAAGTTCCTCCCATTCCGCCTGCAAGCACTCTTGTTCTGCAACCTGTGCTTCCACTTTAGACTGCAGTTCTAACAATTGCTGTTCTTGCAGATGTTTCAATTTGAGAATATACGCCGATACCTTTTTTGGACTTAACCCGAACAGAGAACGTCTAAGGCGCAAACGATCATCCATGTTCTCCCTCCCTTATTCTTCTCTGAATCAAAGACTCAAGATTGCCGAGTTTTTCAAGCGCCTGACTCACAACTGCTTTCTGGTGCAACTGATTGATCTTCAGTATTTCTTCGTCTTTTTGCTCAAAAATTTTCAACTCTTCGTGCATCTCAAAAACTGCTTTTGTCTGTTCAATGTGAGCTTGTAGCAGCGTCGATACATGCTGATCCATGTCGGACGTTTCTTGAAGCTCCTGTTGCAAATTTATTATCTCAGCACGAAGTTTTTTGTTCGTATGCGCAAGTTCTTCCAGACGTTCTTGTAGCTGCTGATACCGTTTCTCGTGTTCGAGCTGCAGAGATTGGATCAATTGTTTGACGGAATTCGAGGAATATCCCCACAATGCCAACTTGGTAATCTTATCCATAAAAACCCCCTATCAGAAATTCTTTTCAGGCAGTCTCGCGGTCCATATCTTCCAGCAGTTATACCAACGCTGAGTATTTTTCAAGTTCTTGAAAGGCTAAGTCGTATTCACCCAAACGATTGTAGGCTTCGGATATTTCGGTCAATAGAACAGGCGTGTAAGGGGACTCCACCTTTTCTTTTAATGCAGTGCGAAAATGAGAGATTGCTTCCTGATACAGACCACAAGACATAAGGGCATACCCTTTTTCCAGCAAAAGCTTTTGATTTTCAAGCTTCGTATCCTTTCGGAAGATCAAAACGTTTTCTTTCGCATGAGACGCTAAGCGAATGTAACTTTTCAAATACAAATCCAATACTTTATCTAGTGTAAAAAAGTTAAGCGCGCGCTCTCTGGCTTCTCTACCCAGTTCACTTCGAAGCAAAGAATTGTTTAACAATTTTAAAATTGCCTCAGCGAATGCTTCCGGGTCAATGGGATCTACCAGAAGGCCTGTGTTCCCTAGTGCTTCTTTCACACCGCCTACATCGGTTGCAACCACTGGCTTCCCAACCATCATCGCTTCGACAACAGAGTACGGAAAAGCTTCTGAAATGCTGGTCAAGGCAATGATATCTCCACTTTGATATGCAGCTACTATATTACTTGTATGTCCAGCAAAGATAAAAGAGTCATGTAATCGTAGTTTTTCGCGCAACTCCTTACATTCTTCAAAATACTCTGAAACCGATACAGACCCGTACAAGACGAATTTTACATTTGGGAAACGATCTCGGACGATGGCAGCCGCCCGCAAAAACGTCAGAATATCTTTTACCGGGTCAATGCGAGCTGTCATGACCACTGTAGGAATAACATTCGGCGAAGAAGGCGTATCCGTAAACACATGTTGATCGACACCGTTCTGGATGACATGAATTCGATCGATTGGAACCCCGAATCTTGTTTCCCACCGGGTATTATATTGACAGACCGGTGACACTTGATCCGCATATGTGTAATTTAAAGTAGAGATCGATTGAATGAACCGGATCAAGAACGTAGTCAAAAAAGAAGAATACCCACGCTTTGACAGGGAAATGTATTGTTCGCGAAGATATATGCCGTGCTCAGTAAGCAAGAATGGTGTATTATTTTTCAACTTTGCCAACACACATGGGATGCCACAAAAAGCAGCCGCAGTAGAATGTGTCACATGGGTCTCTGGTATGGGTGCATTGACGATGCTCAGAAATCTGTACAACCAGCCTAAACTTTGAATTAAACCGTACACATCCGGTTGGCTCAATCGGAATGTTTTATTAGATGAAGCTTTAAGAATAAAATCTTTATACACATTCCAGGTGAGCTCCGATTTAAAACTTACCTGGTAGTCAAACTTT
It contains:
- a CDS encoding DUF3473 domain-containing protein, translating into MKNALTVDVEDWYMTSDFHFDVSTWDTFEDRVVQNTMQLLELFSYYQVKGTFFILGCVAEKHPTLVEEIARRGHEIGSHGGWHQMVNSMSIEQFHEDLLYSKHILEGITGQNVQLYRAPSWSITPERYEVLRILANEGFVCDSSLQPFRTPLSGIKGAPHTPFIPVLNGEALSLLEFPPVVLKKGGVTFPFCGGFYLRALPTSFLTWALRQVNRTRLGMIYVHPWEVDTEQPRLKTSPLIRFVHYYNLGTTRRKLERLLQEFSFTTLGELIASQTFSPIALTSSGRGG
- the pelF gene encoding GT4 family glycosyltransferase PelF, with translation MTDQIRVLLSTEGTYPFHQGGVSTWCENLINKLDVVDFFIYSIIANPFVTQKFQLPKNASLQTVPLWGMEEPKEHLAVPFSEIYLSKENTTTLTVQEHFIPLFIRLIEEVISEVKKPQQFAHVLLDLYHYFQKFDYQVSFKSELTWNVYKDFILKASSNKTFRLSQPDVYGLIQSLGWLYRFLSIVNAPIPETHVTHSTAAAFCGIPCVLAKLKNNTPFLLTEHGIYLREQYISLSKRGYSSFLTTFLIRFIQSISTLNYTYADQVSPVCQYNTRWETRFGVPIDRIHVIQNGVDQHVFTDTPSSPNVIPTVVMTARIDPVKDILTFLRAAAIVRDRFPNVKFVLYGSVSVSEYFEECKELREKLRLHDSFIFAGHTSNIVAAYQSGDIIALTSISEAFPYSVVEAMMVGKPVVATDVGGVKEALGNTGLLVDPIDPEAFAEAILKLLNNSLLRSELGREARERALNFFTLDKVLDLYLKSYIRLASHAKENVLIFRKDTKLENQKLLLEKGYALMSCGLYQEAISHFRTALKEKVESPYTPVLLTEISEAYNRLGEYDLAFQELEKYSALV
- a CDS encoding carboxylate--amine ligase gives rise to the protein MEWLIQTLQFRRYELLIPSDDIVMQIVIEHREKIEALTTCLLPPNKSYEQAADKYTTTLLAMKAGIPCPQTLCPKDMEEVKCLAEKLSYPVVIKPRKSSGSRGIRIVKHREELVSLYQQIAMQYTRPMIQEFIPLGERYDVCLLYNRNGELRGSFVQKEVRHFPVDIGPSTVQKSVWMPELVEQAKTLMQNLPWCGVVEIEFMQDPRDGIPKLMEINPRYWNSLEMAIQSGVDFPYMMYQAAIKGDAKEVHHYTIGKFCCNLLPGEILHFLSAGNRRSMNPPFFSFGNPSLRDDILSWDDPMPVFGFMTGAFRLLFDRKIWNMMFKR